A genomic window from Bacteroidales bacterium includes:
- the yjjX gene encoding inosine/xanthosine triphosphatase translates to MVKIVVTASQSPVKIEAVKRGFKKIFPETEFAFKNISAPSGVSDQPMSNEETYTGALNRAEFSFQAEQTGDFWVGIEGGISKFQKETEAFAWVYIKSKNKTGKARTATFFLPEKISELIDQGIELGEADDIVFGLKDSKKKNGAVGILTNNITNRANYYSEAVILALIPFINDDLY, encoded by the coding sequence TTGGTAAAAATAGTTGTTACAGCATCTCAAAGCCCTGTTAAAATTGAAGCCGTAAAGAGAGGATTTAAAAAAATCTTTCCGGAAACGGAATTTGCTTTTAAAAATATTTCTGCTCCTTCAGGAGTTTCCGATCAACCTATGAGCAATGAAGAGACTTATACGGGAGCATTAAATCGTGCAGAATTTTCATTTCAAGCTGAACAAACAGGCGATTTTTGGGTTGGAATTGAAGGCGGAATCAGCAAATTCCAAAAAGAAACGGAAGCTTTTGCTTGGGTATATATCAAATCAAAAAACAAAACAGGTAAAGCAAGAACGGCAACTTTTTTCTTACCCGAAAAAATCAGTGAACTTATTGATCAAGGAATTGAATTAGGCGAGGCTGACGACATTGTTTTCGGACTTAAAGATTCTAAAAAGAAAAACGGAGCTGTCGGTATTTTAACAAATAATATTACGAACAGAGCAAATTATTATTCAGAAGCTGTAATTTTAGCTCTGATACCTTTTATTAATGATGATTTATATTAA